One Terriglobales bacterium DNA segment encodes these proteins:
- a CDS encoding tetratricopeptide repeat protein, which translates to MRSITNIAVHRYHRADLLRILRLTARQLLGWERAGLVTVAENYSFFDLLQIKKVRDLCARKVRPAVIRESLQAMQKQVAGMENPLLEAGTYSSGARVVFRHDGKTVEPIAGQFVMDFAPENNLVSTNVRSMPTARDVAELFARGIALEEEASTQTEAIVAYEEVLRMEPEHAAAHINLGTVYYNRQDYIKAELHYRAAIQVDPRYALAHFDLGNVLDETGRVPEAIETYRTALMLAPTYADAHYNLALAYEKMKEPRKALKHWRSYVRLDSSGPWSIHARNQIQRILQSDGLKLVYRRKPAK; encoded by the coding sequence ATGCGTAGTATTACAAATATAGCCGTGCACCGATACCATCGAGCGGACCTGCTGCGCATCCTTCGCCTCACGGCGCGCCAGTTATTGGGTTGGGAAAGAGCTGGCCTTGTCACTGTCGCCGAAAACTACTCCTTTTTTGATCTCCTGCAAATCAAAAAAGTGCGCGACCTATGCGCCCGCAAGGTACGCCCTGCAGTCATTCGGGAATCCCTCCAGGCTATGCAAAAACAGGTGGCCGGGATGGAAAACCCATTACTGGAAGCAGGAACATATTCCTCCGGCGCGCGCGTGGTATTTCGTCATGATGGCAAGACCGTGGAGCCCATCGCCGGCCAGTTTGTAATGGACTTCGCGCCGGAAAATAACCTGGTCTCCACCAATGTCCGGAGCATGCCCACGGCGCGCGATGTCGCTGAACTTTTCGCCCGCGGCATCGCTCTTGAGGAAGAAGCTTCCACCCAAACCGAAGCCATCGTAGCTTACGAAGAAGTGTTGCGCATGGAACCGGAACACGCCGCCGCCCACATTAATCTAGGCACTGTCTATTACAACCGCCAGGATTACATCAAGGCCGAGCTGCACTATCGCGCCGCCATCCAGGTGGATCCGCGCTACGCTTTGGCGCACTTTGACCTGGGCAATGTTCTGGATGAAACCGGCCGCGTGCCGGAAGCCATTGAGACTTATCGCACAGCGCTGATGCTCGCGCCCACATACGCCGACGCCCATTACAATCTAGCGCTCGCCTACGAAAAGATGAAAGAACCGCGCAAGGCGCTCAAGCACTGGCGGTCGTACGTGCGCCTCGATAGTTCGGGCCCGTGGTCAATCCACGCTCGCAACCAGATCCAGCGCATTCTTCAGAGCGACGGCCTGAAGCTTGTCTACCGCCGAAAACCTGCGAAGTAG